A window of Suncus etruscus isolate mSunEtr1 chromosome 4, mSunEtr1.pri.cur, whole genome shotgun sequence contains these coding sequences:
- the MICAL1 gene encoding F-actin-monooxygenase MICAL1 has product MAPPTSTTPAHTHFESFLQAQLCQDVLSSFQELCNTLGVEPGGGLPMYHKIKAQLNNWNAKSLWTKLDKRASQPVYQQGQSCTHTKCLVVGAGPCGLRAAVELALLGARVVLVEKRRKFSRHNVLHLWPFTIHDLRALGAKKFYGRFCTGTLDHISIRQLQLLLLKVALLLGVEVHWGISFTGLQPPPHKGSGWRAHLQPSPPAQLANYEFDVLISAAGGKFIPEGFVVREMRGKLAIGITANFVNGRTVEETQVLEISGVARIYNQKFFQSLLKATGIDLENIVYYKDDTHYFVMTAKKQCLLRLGVLRQDWPETDRLLSSDNVVPEALQRFAREAADFATHGKLGNLEFALDAHGRPDVSAFDFTSMMRAESAARVQERHGARLLLGLVGDCLVEPFWPLGTGVARGFLAALDAAWMVKHWAEGAEPLEVLAERESLYQLLSQTSPENMHRNVAQYGLDPATRYPNLNLRAVTVNQVLDLYDVVAKEPARQQNDETDSQMPAVLPPLTGLVDTQEELLRWCQEQTAGYPGVHVTDLSSSWADGKALCALVHSLQPNLLEPSELQDLGALEATSWAMKIAEHELGITQVLSAQAMVTGSDPLGLIAYLSSFHSAFKRLLQKPGPARNAALGTPSAVLFLGKLQRTLQRARSQENGEEAGGKKPRLEVKAESPTAEEPPVAETTVPLTPPAQPQEAEAGDVCALCGEQLYILERLCADGHFFHRSCFRCHVCEATLWPGGYQQHLEDGHFYCLQHLPQPDNEEEDGHRGPESQELPMPGDSSLPSSPSTLRPSPVPDPSLPIRRPLRLSSPERQQLSSLHITPDPEMEAPPKPPRSYNELARQALESSFVGWGMPAQETQVEAMETEQEESASSSDEEEEIATSDLAWDALLVMAENSDKSKYPTWHRTLLRRAKEEEMKRFCKAQAIQRRQDEIEAAIKELEAEGMKVELALRNQSKSPEKQKKLWTEQLLQLVQKKNSLLNEEAELMITMRELNLEEKQRHLDQELRGYMNREELLKTDADRQEEAKVLQELLRVVNERDSLIRFQEERRLSEQTHG; this is encoded by the exons ATGGCGCCCCCCACCTCCACCACCCCAGCCCACACTCACTTTGAGAGCTTCCTACAAGCCCAGCTGTGCCAGGATGTGTTGAGCAGCTTCCAAGAACTCTGCAACACTCTGGGAGTGGAGCCTGGCGGAGGGCTGCCCATGTACCACAAGATCAAGGCCCAACTCAACAACTGGAATGCAAAGTCTCTCTGGACTAAGTTAGACAAGCGAGCTAGCCAGCCAGTGTACCAGCAGGGCCAGTCCTGCACCCATACCAAG TGTCTTGTGGTGGGCGCTGGGCCTTGTGGGCTGCGGGCAGCTGTGGAGCTGGCGCTTCTAGGAGCCCGTGTGGTGCTGGTAGAGAAACGCCGGAAGTTTTCTCGTCACAATGTCCTGCACCTGTGGCCCTTCACTATCCATGACCTTCGGGCCCTTGGTGCCAAGAAGTTCTATGGGCGCTTCTGCACAGGAACCCTGGACCACATCA GCATACGGCAGCTTCAGTTACTTCTGTTGAAGGTGGCATTACTGTTGGGGGTAGAAGTTCACTGGGGCATATCTTTCACTGGCCTCCAGCCTCCTCCCCATAAGG GGAGTGGATGGCGTGCCCACCTCCAGCCCAGCCCTCCTGCCCAGCTGGCCAACTATGAATTTGACGTCCTTATCTCTGCAGCTGGAGGTAAATTCATCCCTGAAG GCTTTGTAGTGAGAGAAATGCGTGGCAAGCTGGCCATTGGTATCACAGCTAACTTTGTGAATGGGCGCACAGTAGAAGAGACTCAGGTGCTGGAGATCAGCGGTGTGGCAAGGATCTACAACCAGAAGTTCTTCCAGAGCCTGCTCAAAGCTACAG GCATTGATCTGGAGAACATCGTGTACTACAAGGATGATACTCACTACTTTGTGATGACCGCCAAGAAGCAGTGCCTGTTACGGCTTGGGGTGCTGCGTCAG GACTGGCCAGAGACAGACCGACTGCTGAGCAGTGACAATGTGGTGCCAGAAGCCCTGCAGCGCTTTGCCCGAGAAGCAGCTGACTTTGCCACGCATGGCAAGCTGGGGAACTTGGAGTTTGCACTGGATGCCCACGGGCGGCCTGATGTCTCAGCATTTGACTTCACAAGCATGATGCGGGCTGAGAGTGCGGCCCGGGTGCAGGAGAGACATGGTGCACGTCTGCTGCTGGGGCTGGTGGGGGACTGCCTGGTGGAG CCTTTCTGGCCCCTTGGCACTGGGGTGGCCCGGGGTTTCTTGGCAGCCTTGGATGCCGCCTGGATGGTGAAGCACTGGGCAGAGGGTGCTGAGCCCTTGGAAGTGTTGGCAGAGCG TGAGAGCCTGTACCAGCTCCTGTCACAGACATCCCCGGAAAACATGCATCGAAACGTAGCTCAGTATGGGCTGGACCCAGCCACCCGCTACCCCAACTTGAATCTCCGAGCTGTGACAGTGAACCAG GTACTCGACCTATATGATGTAGTTGCCAAGGAGCCTGCAAGGCAACAGAATGACGAGACTGACTCTCAGATGCCAGCTG TGCTACCTCCTCTCACAGGGCTGGTGGATACCCAGGAGGAGCTGCTTCGCTGGTGCCAGGAGCAAACAGCTGGATACCCAGGGGTCCATGTTACAGACCTGTCTTCTTCCTGGGCTGATGGGAAGGCTCTGTGTGCCCTGGTACACAGTCTGCAGCCCAACCTACT GGAGCCCTCAGAGCTTCAAGATCTGGGGGCACTAGAAGCTACATCTTGGGCAATGAAGATTGCAGAGCATGAGCTGGGCATCACGCAGGTGTTGTCTGCACAGGCCATGGTGACAGGAAGTGATCCACTGGGCCTCATCGCCTACCTCAGTTCCTTCCACAGCGCTTTCAAGAGACTCCTCCAGAAGCCAG GTCCTGCCAGGAATGCTGCCCTGGGCACACCCAGTGCTGTGCTATTCCTGGGTAAACTGCAGAGGACACTGCAACGCGCCCGTTCTCAG GAAAACGGTGAGGAAGCTGGCGGCAAGAAGCCTCGTCTAGAG GTAAAGGCTGAGAGCCCGACTGCTGAGGAGCCTCCAGTGGCAGAGACCACTGTACCCCTCACACCCCCAGCCCAGCCCCAGGAG GCTGAGGCTGGGGATGTGTGTGCCCTCTGTGGGGAGCAGCTCTATATCCTGGAACGTCTCTGTGCTGACGGCCATTTCTTCCACCGGAGTTGCTTCCGCTGCCATGTCTGTGAGGCTACGTTGTGGCCAGGTGGCTACCAGCAGCACCTGGAAGATG GTCATTTCTACTGCCTCCAGCATCTGCCCCAGCCTGACAATGAAGAGGAAGATGGCCACCGAGGCCCTGAGAGCCAG GAGCTCCCCATGCCAGGTGACAGCAGCCTGCCATCGAGCCCCTCTACCCTAAGGCCCAGTCCTGTCCCAGACCCCAGCCTGCCCATTCGCAGGCCACTGCGCCTTTCCAGCCCAGAGCGCCAACAGCTCTCCTCCCTGCACATTACCCCTGACCCAGAAATGGAAGCTCCGCCCAAGCCTCCTCGAAGCTACAATGAACTAGCCCGTCAGGCCTTGGAGAGCAGTTTTGTGGGCTGGGGAATGCCAGCCCAGGAGACTCAAG TTGAGGCCATGGAGACTGAGCAAGAAGAGAGTGCCTCCTCCAGTGATGAGGAAGAGGAAATCGCAACTTCAGACTTAGCCTGGGAT GCTCTGCTGGTCATGGCTGAGAATTCTGACAAGAGCAAGTACCCGACATGGCATCGCACTCTGCTGCGCCGCGCCAAGGAAGAGGAAATGAAACGGTTCTGCAAGGCACAG GCCATTCAGCGGAGACAGGATGAGATTGAAGCTGCTATCAAGGAGCTGGAAGCTGAGGGCATGAAGGTGGAACTGGCCTTAAGGAATCAGAGCA AATCCCCAGAGAAGCAAAAGAAATTATGGACCGAACAGCTTTTACAGCTTGTTCAAAAGAAGAACAGCCTGTTGAATGAGGAAGCTGAACTCATGATCAC AATGCGAGAGCTGAATCTGGAAGAGAAACAGAGGCACCTGGACCAGGAGCTCCGTGGCTACATGAACCGGGAAG AGTTACTAAAGACAGATGCTGATCGGCAGGAAGAGGCAAAGGTCCTACAGGAACTGCTCAGAGTGGTGAATGAAAGAGATAGCCTCATCCGCTTCCAGGAGGAGCGCAGGCTCAGCGAGCAGACTCATGGCTAG